The Brevibacterium atlanticum genome segment GACGTCGGCGAGGGCGCGCTGCCCTGCCAGAACGTCCTCGGGGGCTACGGTCTCCGTCGGTGCGTGCGACGTGCCGGTCGGGTTGCGGACGAAGAGCATCGCCGTCGGAACTGCCCCGGCGAGCGCCGCGGCATCATGGCCCGCCCCGGAGTCGAGGACGGGAGCATCGGGCAGCACGGTCTGCAGGCGAGACCGCAGCCCGTCGTCGAAGTCGACCTCGGGGGCGAACGATTCCTCGACGAGCGTGGCCGAACATCCCTCGTCTGCGGCGAGCGTGTGCAGCGCCTCGGCGATATTCCCCACGATGCTCCGCACCACTGCCTCGTCTCGATGGCGCACGTCGAGCCACAGATCGACCGTCGCGGCGATGACGTTCGTCCCGCCGGGGGTGACCTGGAGACGACCAACGGTGCCGCGGGCGTCATCGCAGTCGAGCACCTCAGCGCGCAGCTGCGTGATGATCTGGGAGGCGACGACCATCGGGTCGTGTCGGCTCTGCATCGTCGTGGTGCCTGCATGGTCGGGGGATCCGGAGATCCGGATGTGCCACCGCCCATGGGCGAGGATCGCACCGGCCAGGGCCACCGGCTGGCCGAGTTCGGCCAGTCCCCTGCCCTGCTCGACGTGGAGTTCGACGAAGGCACCGATCTGGTCGAGCCGGTCGGGGGTCGGTCCGATCCGGGTGGGGTCGAATCCGGCACCGGCGGCCACCTCGGCGTAGGACCGGCCCGCGTCATCGCACAGATCGCGCACGGCCTCGGCCGAGACCTGACCGGTCATCAGACGTGATCCGAGGCAGGCGACGCCGAAACGCGATCCCTCCTCCTCGGGGAAGACGGTGATGGCGAAGGGGCGGGGGGCCGGGAGCACACCGCGCGAGCGGAGGTCGTCGAAGGCCGCGAGCGCACTGGCGACGCCCAGCGGACCGTCGAAGCCGCCCCCGCCGGGAACCGAATCGAGGTGGGAGCCGGTGACGATCGCCTTCGGCGGCAGTTCGCGGTCGCCGTCGAGCACATCCGGTCCGACGGCGTTGCTGCCCTTGCCGCCGGTCGGGACGGCGGCCCGCGCCTCGCACCAGGCCCAGATCACACCGTTCTCATCCGTCGTCGTATCAAGACCACGGGCGAGGGCGGCGTCGATGAACCATCTGCGCAGTTCGAGTTCGGCATGAGAGAACACGGGGCGGGTGTATCCTCCTCGCTCTTCATCGACGCCGATCTCAGAGATCTCGTCGAGGAGCTCGGTCGCCGTCGCGACAGCGGGAGCCGCCGTGTTCGAGGACTCTCCTCCGTCGAAGCGCTGCCCGGTGGCCCGGAACTGACGGTGCGGGCGTTCGGAGCGCAGAACGAGGTCGACGACGAGGTCTCCGAGCAGAGGCGCGAACTTCGCGCCCTGCCCCGAGCATGGCGAGACGACGGTGATCCCCTCGGCGCGATCGATGATCATGTCGTCGTCGGGTACGTTCGTGAACAGGCAGGTCGTCT includes the following:
- a CDS encoding allantoate amidohydrolase, with amino-acid sequence MTTEISQIVVIGAGLSGAAAAWRLAEAGAEVLVLERDRPASELGSSHGSARIFRYAYPSRALTRLVAESRSGWTGLEARCGRKLITPSGALDFGAVRDPHGLARVLEAEGIDCELLDRQAAAERWPQLDFDTDVLWHPDAGVIDAEAAVAAMLESAETAGARILSNWEVARVHRGGSATGSGYTVTSFDGRSVECEQVVVAAGPFLPALLEGLDMPADFRARMPQFQVRQETAFHFPYRDPRDVGQAEPGQSTSWPTFIYKGPQMQVYGLPGGRDADFRGQKVAEYNGGRVIHSGYEQDGVIDPDHRRRVTGFVERTLPGLAPEAYAETTCLFTNVPDDDMIIDRAEGITVVSPCSGQGAKFAPLLGDLVVDLVLRSERPHRQFRATGQRFDGGESSNTAAPAVATATELLDEISEIGVDEERGGYTRPVFSHAELELRRWFIDAALARGLDTTTDENGVIWAWCEARAAVPTGGKGSNAVGPDVLDGDRELPPKAIVTGSHLDSVPGGGGFDGPLGVASALAAFDDLRSRGVLPAPRPFAITVFPEEEGSRFGVACLGSRLMTGQVSAEAVRDLCDDAGRSYAEVAAGAGFDPTRIGPTPDRLDQIGAFVELHVEQGRGLAELGQPVALAGAILAHGRWHIRISGSPDHAGTTTMQSRHDPMVVASQIITQLRAEVLDCDDARGTVGRLQVTPGGTNVIAATVDLWLDVRHRDEAVVRSIVGNIAEALHTLAADEGCSATLVEESFAPEVDFDDGLRSRLQTVLPDAPVLDSGAGHDAAALAGAVPTAMLFVRNPTGTSHAPTETVAPEDVLAGQRALADVLEELLVG